The uncultured Campylobacter sp. nucleotide sequence CGAAAGGAAGCGGCTTGCTTGGATTTTCGATCTGCAGATCCTCTACCACGACTTCGATATCGCCGGTTTTTAAATTTGGATTTTCCAGCCCCTCGCCGCGAGCGCGGATCTTGCCGACGGCTTTTAGGACGAATTCGTTTCGCACGGTATTTGCTACCTCGTATGCCGAGCTGCTATCTTTGGGATCGCACACGAGCTGAAGCAAGCCGCTTCGGTCGCGCAAATCTATAAAAATCACGCCGCCGTGGTCGCGGTAAGAATTTACCCAGCCACACACGGTTACACTTTTGCCGATATCGTTTTTACTCAAATCGGCGCAATAATGACTTCGCAAATTTACTCCTTTAAAATTATTTGTAAAATGCAAGTATAGTTAAATTTTGCTTTTACAAAGCTAATTTTTTATAAAATAAAACTATGGAAAACAAAATTCATAAAAACCTTAAATTCGCGGGGCTAATAGCCAAAAAATCAGAAGAGATTCGCCCCGTCGTGGAGCAAATTTGCGAAATTTTAAAAGCGCAAGGTATTGAGCTTTTGCTTGAAGAGGACGGAGCGGAATTTTTCGGCCTTAAGTCGCATACGCTTGCAGAAATTTTAAAAAAGACCAATTTTTTAATCAGCCTCGGCGGCGACGGCACGCTCATCGGGCTTGCGAGGTTGCTAAGCGACAAAAACGCCTTTATTTTGGGTATCAACGCAGGTACTCTCGGGTTTTTAACGGACGTGCAGCCGAGCGAATTCGCAAAATTTTTAAAGGAATTTTTGCGTGGCGAATACGAGATCGAGCGCCCGTTTTTACTCGAAGTGATACTAGAAAACGGCGGCGGTAAAATCATCCGCAAGACCGCATTTAACGACGTCGTAATCACCCGCAGCCACATCTCCTCGATGGCGAAGATCGATGCGTTTTTAAATAGAAAATATTTCAACACCTACTACGGCGACGGCGTGATCGTAAGCTCCGCCGTGGGCTCGACCGCGTACAATATGAGCGCGAACGGCTCGATCGTCTATCCGCTATGCGACGTGTTTTGCGTCACGCCGATCTGCTCGCACAGCCTGACGCAGCGGCCTTTGATCCTTCCAAAAGAGTATCTTGCAAGCTTCAAAAACGCCGGAAGCTCCGAAGTTAGCGTCGTCATCGATGGGCAAGACGTTTTTGATATTGCGGAATTTCACAGCGTGAGCGTTAAAATTTCACACGCAAAGGCAAATTTAATAAAACGCAGAAGCTACGATTATTTCGACGTTTTAAAAGCCAAACTCAGATGGGGGCACGGCGGATGCTAGAAAGAATTTATATTAAAAATAATCTAGGTTTTTGCGAGAGCGAGCTTAGCTTTGGCCCAGGGCTTAGCGTATTTACAGGTATCAGCGGCGCGGGTAAATCGGTATTAATAGGCGCGATTTTAGCGGTGTTCGGGCTTAAAGAATGCGAGGCAGAGCTCATAGAAGCGGACGTAGAGCATAAATTTGATATGGAAAATTTCGGCTTGATAAACGATACGCCAAATACCTTTCGCGTCCTAAAAGAGCGTAGCTTGCGATACTTTATAAATTCCCAATCGGTCTCGAAAAAAAATCTAAGCACGATCGCCGGCGAATACGTGAAATTTTTAGGCGCGAAAAACGCCGGCGAAATGAGTAGCGACAGCTTGCTAAAATTACTTGATTTTATCGCCGCGAAAAAAGATGCGGCACACACGCAAAGCCTATCGGAGCTTCAAAGCGCCTTTACGGAATTTAGCCGCACAAAAAAGCAGCTGGATGAAATTTTGGATCAAGAGCGCAAGATCGAGGAGTTAAAGGAATTTGCTCGCTTCGAGATTGAAAAAATCGAGCGCGTATCGCCTAAGATCGGCGAATATGAGGAGCTTTTGCAGATCAAAAAAAAGCTTAGTAAAAAAGATAAGATCGAGGAACTTTGGGCTAGGGCGCAGGGCGTTTTTGAGCTAGAACGCAGCGTCATCGAAGCGCTAAGTCTTAGCGGGCTGGATAGCGCATTTTTCGAGGATGCGATGAACGAGCTGCGGCTAAAGCAAGAAAGCTTGAATTTAGACGAGCTCGAAAATATCGACATAGAGAAAATTTTAGATCGCATCGAAGCTCTTAGCGCGCTAAATAGGCGCTACGGAAGCGTAGAGGAGGCGCTAGCTACGCTTGAAGCGCGCAAGAAAGAGCTTGAGCATTACGAGCAGTTAAGCTTTGAAAAAACCAAGTTGCAAGCGGAATTTAAACGCCTTAGCGAAAGTACCGCTATCCTTGCCGAAAAAATTAGCGAGGCTCGCAAGGGCGCTAAAAAACGGCTCGAGGATCTGATAAATTCCTATCTAAAGCAGCTTTATATGGACGGAGTGGAGCTTAGTTTTAAGCCCGTGGTTCTTAGTGAGCACGGCACGGACGAAATTTGCGTCAGCTTGTGCAAGACGGAATTTAAAAATTTAAGCTCAGGCGAGACGAACCGCCTACGCCTTGCTTTCATCGCGGCAAGCTTGGAGCTTACAAATAACGGCGAGGGAATTTTAATCTTAGACGAGATCGATTCAAATTTAAGCGGAAAAGAGGCAATGAGTATCGCTAACGTGCTGGT carries:
- a CDS encoding NAD(+) kinase, with the protein product MENKIHKNLKFAGLIAKKSEEIRPVVEQICEILKAQGIELLLEEDGAEFFGLKSHTLAEILKKTNFLISLGGDGTLIGLARLLSDKNAFILGINAGTLGFLTDVQPSEFAKFLKEFLRGEYEIERPFLLEVILENGGGKIIRKTAFNDVVITRSHISSMAKIDAFLNRKYFNTYYGDGVIVSSAVGSTAYNMSANGSIVYPLCDVFCVTPICSHSLTQRPLILPKEYLASFKNAGSSEVSVVIDGQDVFDIAEFHSVSVKISHAKANLIKRRSYDYFDVLKAKLRWGHGGC
- a CDS encoding AAA family ATPase, which gives rise to MLERIYIKNNLGFCESELSFGPGLSVFTGISGAGKSVLIGAILAVFGLKECEAELIEADVEHKFDMENFGLINDTPNTFRVLKERSLRYFINSQSVSKKNLSTIAGEYVKFLGAKNAGEMSSDSLLKLLDFIAAKKDAAHTQSLSELQSAFTEFSRTKKQLDEILDQERKIEELKEFARFEIEKIERVSPKIGEYEELLQIKKKLSKKDKIEELWARAQGVFELERSVIEALSLSGLDSAFFEDAMNELRLKQESLNLDELENIDIEKILDRIEALSALNRRYGSVEEALATLEARKKELEHYEQLSFEKTKLQAEFKRLSESTAILAEKISEARKGAKKRLEDLINSYLKQLYMDGVELSFKPVVLSEHGTDEICVSLCKTEFKNLSSGETNRLRLAFIAASLELTNNGEGILILDEIDSNLSGKEAMSIANVLVKISKFYQIFAISHQPQLSSKAASHFLVSKTNGKSSVRLLSENEKITELARMISGETITAEALEFAKKLRQS